In the Pocillopora verrucosa isolate sample1 chromosome 4, ASM3666991v2, whole genome shotgun sequence genome, ttttttcaattcaataaATATGCCACATATGGGGTATAAAAATTAGACAAAGAGTTACCAATGTTTATGGGGTTCAAAATTAAATCACGTTTTATGGCACATGTTCATTGGAGGTGATACCTCATATGCTGACCAAAGATATGCAGGACTTCATAagaatacatttcttttatatttaGTTTCTTGTGCAGTAGGGTTATGGTATCACTATCGtaggaaatattttattgtatttgGCCATAAATCTGTTTTGTATATTTAATAATACTTATCAAGGGAGCAAAAAAAGAGATTGTAGCAAccttacttttattttctcttttatagGAATCACATATCTATTGGTTTACAGAACAGACAAATATAAGAAGTTAACTGCAGAAGTCGAAAAAGATAGTAAAAAGTGTGAGTATCTTTGTTATTGTAGAGTATTTAACTACCTTTTATTCAGTGATCAAGAATCATGGACTACCATACAATGCTTGTAAttagatattttacttttacttagGAGAGTAGATTTACAATATGATCAAGTAAAAAGAAGTGTCCTGACTGTGGTAATGCTATGTAATGCTTGGTAAACCAATGCACTGCAGTTATATAACGAGAAGAATGTTTACATATTTTACATAAAAGTTATAAGTCATCAAGTGAATCAGCTCTCTTTGATCAAAGCTGTAATATTACAATCCTTCCATAATGATCATAGACATATATTTCAtgcttttatttcagtcaaattGTTGTACTGTGTCAACTCTAGAGAACATTgactgaattttattaaaatacCTAGAAGCTTTGTCTTGATGGTATTTACTTCTGTTTCTTAGtggagaagagaaaagaaaatatcttagATCTTCCCAGACAAGGGGGAGGTCAGAAGAAGAAAATGGGTAAGCATACCAAGAATGataattagttttttctttttgatgtagTTACTGGATGATATTACTACAACTGCTTTACATGAAATCCTGGTGAAGTGTGTTTTACAATTGTTTGGGTTTGTGCCTTTTCTTAGAAAGAGTTGAGGAGAAGCTTAAGAATCACAACAGAGACCTTTCAATGGTGAGAGACTTCTTTATTTCAAGTATAATCAATATATTCACTTTGTGTGCAAGAATTATATGATTTTACCGTATCTTGTTTAGGTTGACTCAGTTCTGATCAATAATGGCTGTTTGGCACATGATTCCGTGGAAATTATTAACAAGAATCATTGGTTACAACTGAGTTTCAAACATTtgcaaaaaattaacttaaaattccTTTACTTTGTTTGCCTggattctttaaatttttgcaatcCAAGCTTCAAGAACATTGTTACTGTATACAACAGTATCTCTCATGAAATTCCTCTGTGCGATGAATACCCCCTCCTCTTGCATAGCTTTCCTGTAGTTTGATTTGACTTGACGTCTTGTGTGTTAAATGGTGATATATATTTGTAATTCTTTTGAAGGTGAAAATGAAGTCCATCTTTGCCATTGGATTTACATTTACAGCTCTTATTGGCATGTTTAATTCTATGTAAGTGTGTGACCCTAAAACATTCAGTGATGGTTTTTACAACTGCAATTGTAcagaatataaaaatttttgGATTAATTTTTAGCAATGACATTTCCATATACagattatttacatttattacCTTAAATTCAAGTTAGAGAGGGCTGCCTTATATTTGTCACATTGTGTTGTCCTATTTTTCAGATTTGATGGCAGAGTTGTTGCAAAGCTTCCTTTTGTTCCCCACTCTTGGCTTCAAGGCTTGTCCCATCGCAACTTAATGGGCACAGATTTTACTGACTGCTCCTTTATCTTCCTGTATATTCTTTGTACTATGTCTGTAAGACAGGTTTgtgcaagttttttttcctagcTAGGTATTTAGCAACATTCATAGATACAGTATAGACAACACTGTACTTTCTAATGTTAAGGCCCTTTGGTTGTGAGCAACTTATCAATCACAGAACCTATTGATCAGTTGATCAATCAGTCAGGCAGACAGTTGATTaattaaacaatcaaacaacCAGTTAATCATCAATTGATCATTCAATTATCCTTCTGCAGAATTGTACTGATTAATTgtcaaaaacttatttttatgTGTATAGATGGGCCCCTCTACCTGCATTCTCTCAGTAACTTGATGTTACCTTTGCTGAACCTAATTAAGATCATTGATTTTCTCTTCTCAGAATATTCAAAAAATGCTGGGCTTTGCTCCATCTAGAGCTGCAAGCAAGGTTGGTGGTCTGCTGACACCACCACAGGGTACCAAGTAAACTTCACAGGAGTTTTGGCCACAGAGTACTCATTTGCCTTGGAATTCTGTACAATACAACTTGTTTGGACCATTTATTGACCTACAGAAACAGTCTTCCTAAGCATGTCTGTCCCCAGGTGTTACAATGCTAGTGAACTTTTAGGAAAGCCCCATATTGTCgtaaatgtacatgtaactaTCAGTACATTTATCAcagtcaaaaattaaatttttgatgttaCTCGGAGATTTCCATTTTTCCTTCGTCTTTTCTTTCCacgtatgtttttttttttccaaggtgTTTGTTTTTTGCCATGAGAGTTTGGTTGTCGTTAAATACCTTGAAGAATTCGTACAGAACTGATTTGGTTGAGGTAGAGCCGGGATAACCAACTGGCTCTATTGAAACAGTCCAAGGAAAACGTAGTATGGAGGTATTGGTTGTCCCGAATATTCCAAAGCGATGAAATATACCGAAagcttgattttttaaaaatattttttgccaGTCTATAAAGGGAATGAAGCACTGCCTTTTGCGCAAATGGCACTTTATAAAACACGACTCCATTTAACACGTGTGCAAAATTATACTTGCTACGCTCCGCCATCTGTTTTTCAGTTAAATCATTCCAAACCGAAGTAAACCCATCACGCC is a window encoding:
- the LOC136280427 gene encoding calcium load-activated calcium channel-like, which produces MLADTILILFISVATALLSEGITYLLVYRTDKYKKLTAEVEKDSKKLEKRKENILDLPRQGGGQKKKMERVEEKLKNHNRDLSMVKMKSIFAIGFTFTALIGMFNSIFDGRVVAKLPFVPHSWLQGLSHRNLMGTDFTDCSFIFLYILCTMSVRQNIQKMLGFAPSRAASKVGGLLTPPQGTK